In the genome of Muntiacus reevesi chromosome 5, mMunRee1.1, whole genome shotgun sequence, one region contains:
- the BATF3 gene encoding basic leucine zipper transcriptional factor ATF-like 3: MSQGLPAASSVLHRSVSVPGNQARPQSPEDDDRKVRRREKNRVAAQRSRKKQTQKADKLHEEYECLEQENTVLRREIGKLTEELKHLSEALKEHEKVCPLLLCPLNFVPLPRPDPVAGCLPR, from the exons ATGTCGCAAGGGCTCCCGGCGGCCAGCAGCGTCCTGCACAGGAGCGTCTCGGTGCCCGGGAACCAGGCGCGGCCACAG AGCCCTGAGGATGACGACAGGAAGGTCCGGAGGCGAGAGAAAAACCGGGTTGCCGCACAGAGAAGTCGGAAGAAGCAGACCCAGAAGGCTGACAAACTCCACGAG GAATACGAGTGCTTGGAGCAAGAAAACACAGTGCTGCGGAGGGAGATCGGGAAGCTGACGGAGGAGCTGAAGCACCTGAGCGAGGCGCTGAAGGAGCACGAGAAGGTGTGCCCGCTGCTGCTGTGCCCCTTGAACTTCGTTCCCTTGCCGCGGCCCGACCCCGTGGCTGGCTGCCTGCCCCGGTGA